The DNA sequence AGAAACCAGGGCATCTGTTTGCCCTCAATCATGACTTTGCCGGTGTCGAAGCCGCCGACTACGACGCGTTATTGGTGCCGGGCGGTCGGGCGCCGGAATACCTGCGCCTGAATGAAAAAGTCCTGCAACTGGTGCGCGATTTCGACCTGGCGGGTAAGCCGATTGCCGCAGTGTGCCACGGTGCGCAATTACTGGCGGCGGCGGGCATCCTCGAAGGGCGCGAATGCAGCGCCTACCCGGCCTGCGCACCGGAAGTACGCCTGGCGGGCGGGACCTATATCGATATTCCTGTGACGGAAGGCCACGTCCAAGGCAACCTGGCGACCGCGCCGGCCTGGCCAGCGCACCCGAACTGGCTGGCGGGATTCCTCACCCTGTTGGGCACGGCCATCACTTTGTAG is a window from the Pseudomonas brassicacearum genome containing:
- a CDS encoding DJ-1/PfpI family protein — translated: MAAKKILMLVGDYVEDYEVMVPFQALQMIGHTVHAVCPDKTAGQTVRTAIHDFEGDQTYSEKPGHLFALNHDFAGVEAADYDALLVPGGRAPEYLRLNEKVLQLVRDFDLAGKPIAAVCHGAQLLAAAGILEGRECSAYPACAPEVRLAGGTYIDIPVTEGHVQGNLATAPAWPAHPNWLAGFLTLLGTAITL